One Leptospira wolbachii serovar Codice str. CDC genomic region harbors:
- a CDS encoding LIC_11548 family sensor histidine kinase — protein MRLRFLKILPRLSDENRYYLRDIFIFFLTLGVSIGFSELVFFRQEEDISFFSKLDTYLFILIPFFILSLILSYVYRNRRNRETGKIRSSIRYRLTLAFLFVALVPSLPIFILSSNLTGRLIEGFYRVDISNALRSANLIVENEEKETEADFIEKVNILRSRLFGLNNDGYTVFRKGVENGLFEKNEYYLGFVESKKLRFESRGLFRNIEGLDFVESKRSGIFVSRLYLSDRSYILCKFLLEQGKEVYVGQRIHQGMEADVQNIVNATSTYEKVSLWKEKIPFSVRITIATFSFAMFLIAILFSFLFARRISKPIINLANATKKVSLGESDIRLEKTEEGEMGILIDSFNQMVSDLNAKSEELMHTQRIAAWKEVAQRMAHEIKNPLTPIQLSAQRIQRKFQNPKSENLESVIFDATETIIGQVRVLEHLVKEFSEFARMPVPVLINQKLNPILEEAVALFKDTTDIEFELKLAENLPEVFLDKRLFLGVINNLIKNAVEAIQTSENSKEEMDILSLKRKKIRIMSKLQKKALRKSIVIEIDDSGPGLKSEWREKIFEPYFSTKEKHGSGIGLAIVQKTVIDHHGHIAVENSKLGGCKFRIELPLDIH, from the coding sequence ATGCGACTTAGATTTTTAAAGATACTTCCGCGGTTATCTGATGAAAACAGATACTATTTACGCGATATTTTTATCTTTTTTCTTACATTAGGAGTTTCCATTGGTTTTTCTGAACTTGTTTTCTTTAGACAAGAAGAGGATATATCCTTTTTCTCGAAACTCGATACTTATTTATTCATCCTTATTCCTTTTTTTATCCTTTCGCTAATTTTAAGTTATGTTTATCGAAATCGTCGAAACAGAGAAACTGGAAAAATCCGTAGTTCTATTCGGTATCGCCTAACGCTTGCTTTTTTATTTGTCGCTCTTGTCCCATCTTTACCTATTTTTATTCTTTCCTCTAATCTTACAGGAAGACTCATCGAAGGTTTCTACCGAGTGGATATTTCCAATGCACTTCGTTCCGCAAATTTAATTGTAGAAAATGAAGAAAAGGAAACCGAAGCAGACTTTATTGAAAAAGTGAATATATTGCGCTCTAGGTTATTTGGCTTAAACAATGACGGATACACTGTTTTCCGGAAAGGTGTGGAAAATGGGTTGTTTGAAAAGAATGAATACTATTTGGGCTTCGTGGAATCCAAAAAACTTCGTTTTGAATCTAGAGGTTTGTTTCGTAACATCGAGGGGCTTGATTTTGTAGAATCAAAACGTTCTGGTATTTTTGTAAGTCGTTTGTATCTCAGTGACAGGTCTTATATCCTATGTAAATTTCTTTTGGAACAAGGAAAGGAAGTTTATGTGGGGCAAAGAATTCACCAAGGTATGGAAGCCGATGTTCAAAATATAGTAAATGCGACTTCCACTTATGAAAAGGTTAGTCTCTGGAAAGAAAAAATTCCCTTTAGTGTCCGCATAACCATTGCCACTTTTTCTTTTGCAATGTTTCTCATTGCAATTTTGTTTTCCTTTCTATTTGCTCGTAGAATTTCAAAGCCAATCATCAACTTAGCGAATGCGACTAAAAAAGTATCACTCGGGGAATCCGATATCCGTTTGGAAAAAACCGAAGAAGGGGAAATGGGAATCCTTATTGATAGTTTCAATCAGATGGTCAGTGATTTGAATGCAAAATCGGAAGAATTGATGCATACCCAAAGGATTGCCGCTTGGAAAGAAGTGGCGCAACGTATGGCCCATGAAATCAAAAACCCTCTAACTCCGATTCAATTGTCTGCTCAGCGAATCCAACGTAAGTTTCAAAATCCTAAATCAGAGAATTTGGAATCGGTCATCTTTGATGCTACAGAAACCATTATTGGTCAAGTACGAGTTCTGGAACACCTAGTAAAAGAGTTTAGTGAATTTGCGCGAATGCCCGTACCAGTTCTCATCAATCAAAAATTAAATCCAATTTTGGAAGAGGCTGTTGCCCTTTTTAAAGACACCACCGACATTGAGTTCGAATTGAAACTCGCCGAAAATTTACCCGAAGTTTTTCTCGATAAACGGTTGTTTTTGGGAGTTATCAACAACTTAATCAAAAATGCAGTTGAGGCAATCCAAACATCTGAAAATTCAAAAGAAGAAATGGATATTCTAAGCCTCAAAAGAAAAAAGATTCGGATCATGTCTAAATTACAAAAGAAAGCCCTTCGTAAATCTATCGTGATTGAAATTGATGATTCTGGGCCTGGCCTAAAATCAGAATGGAGGGAAAAAATATTTGAACCATATTTTTCAACTAAGGAAAAACATGGTTCTGGTATTGGCCTTGCTATAGTTCAAAAAACAGTCATAGACCATCATGGCCACATTGCTGTGGAAAACTCTAAGTTAGGTGGGTGTAAATTTAGAATTGAACTTCCTTTGGATATTCACTAA
- the priA gene encoding replication restart helicase PriA encodes MIQYAEVALNLSWESKTLTYEIPQGIDNLERGVRVLVPLNGKEWEGVVTEIHSNEPNYETLSILKAIDSEPVLTEEQLDLAQWMADTYLSSLGEALFLMVPKGKKRKKQNGTPVQIHSELLHPLNGSQTKALEEIKSASKAQTHLLYGITGSGKTEVYMHLMAEVLRKPKGSVIFLVPEISLTYPTIARIERIFPGQVAVLHSHLRTSEKFQNYLDLKEGKKRICIGTRSAVFAPLSDVSLIILDEEHDASYKEHGSPRYHVRQVALQRIGKTGGKLLLGSATPSVEIYYLAKAGQIGYSELKERANPQASLPSVEITDKKEDSDLLSGDLQFKIADRLKKEEQTIILLNRRGYNPFIYSTTTKEFIHCPKCTATLCYHSDKTVRCHLCGYKSSLQNLKAIHGEDLDLFGAGTQKLEEYLLSHFPKARIERLDQDSSKNKEVTRDVLEKLGEGNLDILTGTQMIAKGLDYANVTLVGILNANHGLGVPDFRSSERTYSLISQVAGRAGRGEKRGEVLIQSNDPEHPVLKMAMEQNYPAFFEWELTFRRDLFYPPFSRLARLVFRSKYEEIANKQSVLYAETLKENIDESVILLGPSQCPFYKIDNNYRYHILLKSKSITTLRNLLRDTKSKFKVDSKCYIEYDLDPLELV; translated from the coding sequence ATGATCCAATACGCGGAAGTTGCTTTAAATCTTTCCTGGGAAAGTAAAACGCTGACCTATGAAATTCCTCAAGGGATAGATAACTTAGAAAGGGGAGTTCGCGTGCTTGTCCCTCTCAATGGAAAGGAATGGGAGGGCGTTGTCACAGAAATTCATTCAAATGAACCCAATTACGAAACCTTATCTATTTTAAAGGCCATTGATTCGGAACCGGTGCTTACGGAAGAACAATTGGATCTGGCCCAGTGGATGGCTGATACTTACTTGTCATCACTCGGTGAGGCTTTGTTTTTAATGGTCCCTAAAGGGAAAAAAAGAAAAAAACAGAATGGGACTCCTGTCCAAATTCATTCTGAACTATTACATCCGTTAAACGGATCTCAAACTAAAGCTCTAGAAGAAATCAAATCCGCCTCGAAAGCGCAAACCCATTTATTGTATGGAATCACTGGCAGCGGAAAAACTGAAGTTTATATGCACCTCATGGCGGAAGTTTTGCGTAAACCTAAAGGGTCTGTAATTTTTCTTGTACCTGAGATTTCATTAACCTATCCGACTATCGCAAGAATTGAACGGATCTTTCCTGGACAAGTTGCCGTTTTACATTCGCACCTAAGAACCTCAGAAAAGTTCCAAAACTATTTGGATCTGAAGGAAGGAAAAAAACGGATATGTATCGGAACTCGTTCTGCCGTCTTTGCTCCATTATCGGATGTCTCTCTCATTATTTTAGATGAGGAACATGATGCCTCTTACAAAGAACACGGCTCTCCTCGGTATCATGTACGGCAAGTTGCTTTACAAAGAATTGGAAAAACTGGCGGAAAACTCTTGTTAGGTTCTGCTACTCCTAGTGTAGAGATTTATTATCTTGCCAAAGCCGGTCAGATTGGGTATTCAGAACTGAAAGAAAGGGCCAATCCACAAGCATCTCTCCCCTCTGTAGAAATTACGGATAAAAAAGAAGACTCAGACCTTCTGTCCGGTGACCTGCAGTTTAAAATTGCTGATCGCTTAAAGAAAGAAGAACAAACCATCATCCTTCTCAACCGGCGTGGGTACAATCCATTTATCTATTCTACAACCACAAAGGAATTCATCCATTGTCCCAAATGCACAGCGACTCTTTGTTATCATTCGGATAAAACGGTCAGGTGCCATCTCTGTGGTTATAAATCCAGCTTACAAAACTTAAAGGCCATTCACGGAGAAGACTTAGATCTTTTTGGGGCGGGAACACAAAAATTAGAAGAGTATCTTCTTTCTCATTTTCCAAAAGCTCGTATTGAACGATTGGACCAGGATAGTTCCAAAAACAAAGAGGTCACTCGTGACGTATTAGAAAAGTTAGGCGAAGGAAATTTAGATATCCTCACTGGAACCCAAATGATTGCGAAAGGTTTGGATTACGCGAATGTAACCCTTGTGGGAATTCTCAATGCCAACCATGGTCTGGGAGTTCCTGACTTTCGTAGTAGTGAAAGAACCTACTCTCTTATTTCTCAAGTGGCGGGAAGGGCAGGGCGGGGAGAAAAACGAGGCGAGGTTCTGATTCAGTCCAATGACCCCGAACATCCAGTGCTTAAGATGGCTATGGAACAAAACTATCCTGCTTTTTTTGAATGGGAATTAACTTTTAGAAGAGATTTGTTCTATCCACCTTTTTCTCGTTTGGCGAGATTAGTCTTTCGATCCAAATATGAAGAAATCGCAAACAAACAATCTGTTTTGTACGCGGAAACTTTAAAAGAAAATATCGATGAATCGGTAATCCTTCTTGGTCCAAGCCAATGCCCTTTTTACAAAATTGACAATAACTATCGGTATCATATTTTGTTAAAATCTAAATCCATCACTACCTTAAGGAATCTCCTTCGAGATACCAAATCAAAATTTAAAGTCGATTCTAAATGTTATATTGAATACGATTTGGATCCTCTGGAACTAGTATAA
- the rpe gene encoding ribulose-phosphate 3-epimerase: MKISASILAAKLTGLSQELPTYKSDSIDLIHIDVMDGNFVPQISFGEAFTKEVKSHTKIPLDVHLMVSNPELHVPKYFDLNPYCITFHIETTNFSVRLAEEIRKAGIKVGVSLNPQTPPESISQILPYLDLVLLMTVDPGFYGQSFVKSGFEKIAAVRKLTKPYNIELEVDGGVNESNMEELARLGVDITVVGSGLYKTGDPNAQGKKLKELAVSARTRS, encoded by the coding sequence ATGAAAATTTCAGCCTCAATCCTTGCTGCAAAACTAACGGGACTTTCGCAAGAGCTTCCCACATACAAATCGGATAGTATCGATCTCATTCATATTGATGTGATGGACGGAAACTTTGTACCACAAATTTCCTTCGGAGAGGCTTTTACTAAAGAAGTTAAGTCCCATACCAAAATCCCACTCGATGTGCATCTCATGGTAAGTAATCCCGAACTCCATGTTCCCAAATACTTTGACCTAAACCCGTATTGTATTACCTTTCATATTGAAACCACGAACTTCTCTGTGAGACTCGCTGAAGAGATCCGAAAAGCGGGAATCAAAGTGGGAGTTTCTCTGAACCCGCAAACACCACCAGAATCCATCTCGCAAATCCTTCCTTATTTAGATCTTGTGTTACTCATGACCGTTGATCCCGGTTTTTATGGACAGTCCTTTGTGAAATCGGGTTTTGAGAAGATTGCGGCAGTTCGTAAACTCACCAAACCTTACAATATTGAATTGGAGGTAGATGGGGGGGTGAATGAATCCAATATGGAAGAACTCGCAAGACTCGGCGTGGACATCACTGTTGTGGGTTCAGGTCTCTATAAAACGGGAGATCCGAATGCACAGGGTAAAAAATTAAAGGAACTCGCTGTTAGTGCTAGAACTCGCTCTTGA
- the hprK gene encoding HPr(Ser) kinase/phosphatase has protein sequence MPVPGITVDTILRDHDDLQLILITGEAGLSNRINNAEINRPGLSLTGFFDFFANDRIQILGKGEWAFLNSLSEEKLHEITDKFFEFHLNCIIYTHGNEPQIPFVERAKAKGIPLFKTEIATHRFITLISQILDRALAPRTMRHGVLIEVFGIGTLLTGRSGVGKSETALELIERGHRLVADDMVEIRRLSESYLIGSCSDLLRHHMEIRGLGILNIKDLFGVGSVRDHKLIELIINLKEWEEQTSGEYERTGIEQSMEEILGVSVPYIEIPVKPGRNIPIIVETAAMNQRLRKMGKNSAKEFSNKLNTYIQQSSIETNPIKD, from the coding sequence ATGCCAGTTCCTGGGATCACTGTTGACACGATTTTAAGAGATCATGACGATCTTCAATTGATTTTGATTACTGGAGAAGCTGGTCTTAGCAACCGGATCAACAATGCAGAAATCAATCGCCCGGGCCTTTCCCTTACTGGATTTTTTGATTTTTTTGCCAATGATCGCATTCAAATTTTAGGTAAAGGCGAGTGGGCCTTTCTCAATTCTCTCTCAGAAGAGAAATTACATGAGATCACTGACAAATTCTTCGAGTTTCATTTGAATTGTATCATCTACACACATGGCAATGAACCACAAATTCCTTTTGTAGAAAGAGCCAAAGCAAAGGGGATACCACTTTTTAAAACAGAAATTGCAACCCATCGTTTCATCACTCTGATTTCACAAATTCTGGACAGAGCCTTGGCCCCGAGGACTATGCGTCATGGTGTTCTTATTGAAGTTTTTGGAATTGGAACTCTACTGACTGGTCGATCTGGTGTTGGTAAAAGTGAAACAGCACTCGAACTCATTGAACGAGGTCATAGGCTTGTGGCCGATGACATGGTAGAGATTCGTCGCCTAAGTGAAAGTTATTTGATTGGATCTTGTTCTGACTTGCTTCGTCACCATATGGAAATTCGGGGACTTGGTATTTTAAACATCAAAGATTTGTTTGGTGTTGGTTCTGTTCGAGATCACAAACTCATTGAACTCATTATTAATTTAAAAGAATGGGAAGAACAAACATCTGGAGAATATGAAAGAACCGGTATCGAACAAAGTATGGAAGAAATACTCGGGGTGTCCGTTCCTTACATCGAAATCCCAGTAAAACCAGGAAGGAATATCCCTATTATTGTAGAAACGGCAGCGATGAACCAACGTTTACGTAAAATGGGGAAAAATAGTGCAAAAGAATTTTCGAATAAACTAAATACATATATCCAGCAGAGTTCCATTGAAACAAATCCAATTAAAGATTAG
- the rpsP gene encoding 30S ribosomal protein S16, producing MVKLRLQRTGTKADPHYRIVVADIRAPRDGKFIEAIGHFHPSTSSVKKATFNEEKTISWLKKGAQPTDTVLALLKKDDVWAKFKG from the coding sequence TTGGTTAAATTAAGATTACAAAGAACGGGAACAAAAGCAGACCCGCACTATCGCATCGTTGTAGCTGACATCCGTGCTCCACGTGACGGAAAGTTCATTGAGGCAATTGGGCATTTCCACCCATCTACTTCGTCTGTGAAAAAAGCAACTTTCAATGAAGAAAAAACGATTTCTTGGTTAAAGAAAGGTGCGCAACCGACAGATACAGTTCTTGCACTTTTGAAAAAAGATGACGTTTGGGCAAAGTTCAAAGGTTAA
- the fmt gene encoding methionyl-tRNA formyltransferase, with protein MKLSIGYFGSPEHSKELLSLLLDAGIQVDFVVTNIDKPVGRKQIITPTPVKELAEAKGIPVIQSPKLRTDEEAQKQILAFGSPVHIVYAYGSIVPDIVFQDPKFGSINLHGSLLPKYRGASPVQSFLLSGEESSGFTIQYLAKEVDSGDIISQKSWKVGPLETTASLLESITQEGATELIRLLKQLESTESGWKSSPQNPKDATHCKKITGADRPVIWTEPAIRIHNRIRALYPDPLATTEFRGKKLILVSSYLPGESDEPIPIPEGLIPGSFFLYQKKRLFCLCGDGNLLGIDTLQPEGKKPMKGFEFFNGARVLAGESFT; from the coding sequence ATGAAACTTTCAATTGGATACTTTGGATCTCCCGAACACTCCAAAGAATTATTATCTCTCTTACTCGATGCGGGAATCCAAGTTGATTTTGTTGTTACGAACATTGACAAACCAGTGGGTCGAAAACAAATCATCACACCCACTCCTGTAAAAGAATTAGCCGAGGCCAAAGGAATCCCTGTCATCCAATCTCCCAAATTAAGAACCGATGAAGAGGCCCAAAAACAAATCTTGGCATTTGGGTCGCCCGTTCATATTGTTTATGCCTATGGATCGATTGTTCCAGATATTGTATTTCAAGACCCTAAGTTTGGTAGCATCAATCTCCATGGAAGTCTATTACCGAAATACCGTGGGGCTTCGCCTGTCCAAAGTTTTCTCCTTAGCGGGGAGGAGAGTTCTGGATTCACCATTCAATATTTAGCCAAAGAAGTGGATTCGGGGGACATCATCTCTCAGAAATCTTGGAAGGTCGGACCATTGGAAACCACAGCCTCTCTATTGGAATCGATTACCCAGGAAGGGGCGACTGAGCTCATCCGCCTCTTAAAACAATTGGAATCCACAGAATCCGGGTGGAAATCAAGTCCCCAAAATCCCAAGGATGCCACGCATTGCAAAAAGATCACAGGAGCCGACAGGCCCGTAATTTGGACAGAACCTGCGATAAGAATTCACAACCGCATCCGGGCCCTCTATCCCGATCCTTTGGCGACAACAGAGTTTCGGGGTAAAAAACTCATCCTTGTTTCCTCCTATCTGCCAGGTGAGTCGGACGAACCCATCCCTATACCGGAAGGACTCATCCCTGGTTCCTTTTTCCTATACCAGAAAAAAAGGCTTTTCTGCCTCTGTGGAGACGGAAACCTGCTTGGTATAGACACCTTACAGCCCGAAGGTAAAAAACCCATGAAAGGATTTGAGTTTTTCAATGGGGCACGGGTTTTAGCCGGAGAATCATTTACGTGA
- a CDS encoding sigma-54-dependent transcriptional regulator, translating into MQKLIYILDDETEIRKSLRVILEDEDYSVEDFANGKALLKALSKERPSLVLLDVWVGKEDGLTILDECKKLYPGLPIVMISGHGTIELAVNATKKGAVDFLEKPLSIEKVIQTIESALEKTKDTEIPEFKLEVDEILGESSSIQRVKFAIFQAAQTNARVFIFGENGTGKELTARAIHQNSKRKNEPYIEFNCAEYSEDILEQELFGSESSGVSDTNEIKIGRWETAQNGTLFLDEVCDLTLAVQSKVLKVILEQKLERVGGKDAVSVDVRIIAATNSNVEEAIREGRFREDLYYALSVIPMELPPLRDRNQDIPLLAEYYLKKSITENKLSSKTIDREGLDALSSHFWPGNVRELGNILERLSILVPGDTIRAKDVKEALHGFKKANEMVARGDLKHAKEEFERQYIIKTLQICEGNVTRTSKALGIERTHLYRKLRSLNISVEQLNEG; encoded by the coding sequence ATGCAGAAATTAATTTATATTTTAGATGATGAGACAGAAATTCGAAAGTCCCTACGAGTGATTTTGGAGGATGAGGATTATTCGGTGGAAGATTTTGCCAATGGGAAGGCATTACTCAAGGCTTTGTCGAAAGAAAGACCATCGCTTGTTTTATTAGACGTTTGGGTGGGAAAAGAAGATGGACTCACCATTTTGGATGAATGCAAAAAACTTTATCCGGGACTGCCGATCGTCATGATTTCGGGTCACGGAACCATCGAACTTGCCGTCAATGCAACAAAAAAAGGTGCAGTGGATTTTTTGGAAAAACCACTATCCATTGAGAAAGTAATCCAAACGATTGAGTCAGCTTTAGAAAAAACAAAGGATACTGAAATTCCTGAATTCAAATTGGAAGTGGACGAAATTTTGGGTGAATCTTCTTCCATCCAGAGAGTTAAGTTTGCCATCTTTCAAGCAGCACAAACCAATGCCCGTGTCTTTATTTTTGGTGAAAATGGAACAGGAAAAGAGTTAACAGCAAGGGCCATCCATCAAAATTCCAAACGAAAAAATGAACCTTATATTGAATTTAATTGTGCAGAATATTCAGAAGATATCTTAGAACAAGAGTTATTTGGCTCGGAGAGTTCTGGTGTAAGTGATACCAATGAAATTAAGATAGGAAGATGGGAAACTGCACAGAATGGGACTTTATTTTTAGATGAAGTTTGTGATTTAACCCTCGCTGTTCAATCTAAAGTTTTGAAAGTCATACTGGAACAGAAATTAGAGCGAGTAGGTGGAAAGGACGCGGTGTCTGTGGATGTCCGAATCATTGCTGCCACCAATTCCAATGTGGAAGAAGCTATTCGAGAAGGCAGGTTTCGGGAAGATTTATATTATGCATTAAGTGTGATCCCTATGGAACTACCTCCTCTTCGAGATAGAAACCAAGACATTCCTTTGCTTGCAGAATATTATTTAAAAAAATCTATTACCGAAAACAAACTTTCATCCAAAACTATTGATAGGGAGGGACTTGATGCACTTTCTTCCCATTTTTGGCCAGGAAATGTAAGAGAATTGGGAAATATTTTGGAACGACTGAGTATTCTTGTTCCAGGAGATACTATCCGAGCAAAGGATGTAAAGGAAGCGTTACATGGATTCAAAAAAGCCAATGAAATGGTTGCCCGAGGTGATTTGAAACATGCGAAGGAAGAGTTTGAACGTCAATACATCATTAAAACGTTACAAATCTGCGAAGGAAATGTGACTAGAACTTCCAAAGCCTTAGGAATCGAACGCACACATTTATATAGAAAATTACGTTCCTTAAATATTTCAGTGGAACAATTGAACGAAGGTTAG
- a CDS encoding KH domain-containing protein, whose protein sequence is MESLVRYIVTSLVDQPEQVAVNQVPGEEETVIELRVAAKDLGKVIGKNGRIAKSLRTVLQAAGTKQGKNYTLEIVD, encoded by the coding sequence ATGGAATCCTTAGTTCGTTATATCGTTACATCTCTCGTTGACCAACCAGAACAAGTGGCTGTCAACCAAGTCCCCGGAGAGGAAGAAACAGTGATCGAACTTCGGGTAGCAGCAAAAGACCTCGGGAAGGTTATCGGAAAGAACGGAAGGATTGCAAAATCTTTGCGTACTGTGTTACAAGCCGCCGGTACCAAACAAGGTAAAAACTATACTTTAGAAATTGTCGACTAA
- a CDS encoding PASTA domain-containing protein: protein MKEKFLKILPYSGYVLFVGLGLLVFFVAAFLVVVVRTKEEQKVMMPYVIGKNYIEVHNELQRLQLKVRLETQRIPEKTDGIILSQSIDPGKEVEAGSKLYLTVNIGFDRVAIPDVKGQDLKRAKAILEKVLSGEVYVPLQIGGITYVPAVGDEPADTVIDQIPAPGKETHSGEKIYLLVTEANPEKKSNQSVNEPTDSTKFVGTPVPFVIDYLLRKKIPYRLKETTKPEFRESHGLVSSFEIKPTGAEVGAFFLKPSESLVQDYEFLEYEVDDDDLYSAKVSYTKPGEDTEIEKEILTSQSLKEDEPVRFLIHRAGNVKVTLTGKESGVAKVWKLKGTY from the coding sequence GTGAAAGAAAAGTTTCTAAAAATTCTACCTTACAGTGGTTATGTTCTATTTGTCGGTTTAGGACTCCTTGTTTTTTTTGTAGCTGCCTTCCTTGTGGTCGTAGTTCGGACCAAAGAAGAACAAAAAGTGATGATGCCTTATGTGATTGGTAAAAATTATATTGAGGTTCATAACGAACTCCAAAGACTCCAACTCAAAGTCCGTTTGGAAACACAAAGAATTCCAGAAAAAACAGATGGAATCATTCTTTCGCAATCCATTGATCCTGGTAAGGAAGTGGAAGCAGGATCTAAACTTTATCTCACTGTCAACATTGGATTTGATCGAGTTGCCATTCCTGATGTTAAAGGTCAGGACTTAAAGCGGGCCAAAGCGATTTTGGAAAAAGTGCTTTCTGGGGAAGTTTATGTACCTTTACAAATTGGTGGGATCACTTATGTGCCAGCTGTTGGAGATGAACCTGCAGACACAGTCATTGACCAAATTCCAGCTCCAGGAAAAGAAACTCATTCCGGTGAAAAAATCTATTTACTCGTAACCGAAGCCAATCCTGAAAAAAAATCCAACCAATCCGTCAATGAACCAACAGACTCCACAAAGTTTGTGGGAACTCCTGTCCCCTTTGTGATTGATTATTTGCTCCGTAAAAAAATTCCCTATCGTTTGAAAGAAACCACCAAACCAGAGTTTCGTGAATCTCATGGCCTTGTTTCTTCTTTTGAAATCAAACCTACGGGTGCGGAGGTTGGTGCTTTCTTTCTGAAACCTTCTGAGTCTCTTGTTCAAGATTATGAATTTCTCGAATATGAAGTAGACGATGATGATCTTTATTCGGCTAAAGTGAGTTACACGAAGCCAGGGGAAGATACAGAAATCGAAAAAGAGATTCTAACGAGCCAAAGTTTAAAAGAGGACGAACCGGTTCGTTTTCTCATCCATCGTGCGGGAAATGTAAAAGTAACACTCACAGGAAAGGAATCTGGAGTGGCAAAGGTTTGGAAACTCAAAGGAACTTATTAA
- a CDS encoding HPr family phosphocarrier protein, translated as MKQIQLKIREDSSGLHARPASLFVRVAASFPCEIFVVKDDIEVNGKSIMGLMMLALGPGSIFYVKADGKREEEALLALEVLVARNFETNAT; from the coding sequence TTGAAACAAATCCAATTAAAGATTAGAGAAGATAGCAGTGGGTTACATGCAAGACCTGCATCATTGTTTGTTAGGGTAGCAGCAAGTTTTCCTTGTGAAATTTTTGTAGTTAAAGATGACATAGAAGTCAATGGAAAATCCATCATGGGCCTTATGATGTTAGCATTGGGGCCAGGTTCTATATTTTATGTAAAGGCAGATGGGAAACGAGAAGAGGAGGCACTTCTTGCTTTAGAGGTTTTGGTTGCGCGAAATTTTGAAACCAATGCGACTTAG